The following coding sequences lie in one Gadus macrocephalus chromosome 1, ASM3116895v1 genomic window:
- the LOC132454987 gene encoding protein Wnt-5a-like codes for MNLGWGRVSRALGWPSGSLLDSRRCVVALTLLTLIMQVVVEANSWWSLAMNPLLIPEAYIIGAQPLCSQLVGLSQGQKKLCQLYQDHMQYIGEGAKTGIRECQYQFRHRRWNCSTVDNSSVFGRVMQIGSRETAFTYAISAAGVVNAVSRACREGELSSCGCSRAARPKDLPRDWLWGGCGDNLNYGYRFSKEFVDAREREKSYPKGTAESARLLMNLHNNEAGRRTVSDLAHVSCKCHGVSGSCSLKTCWLQLADFRKVGDALKEKYDSAASMKLNSRGKMVQMHSKFNPPTSHDLVYIDGSPDYCLLNHTTGSLGTVGRLCNKTSEGMDGCELMCCGRGYDQYKAQVVERCHCKFHWCCYVKCKRCTKTVDQFVCK; via the exons ATGAACCTGGGCTGGGGACGTGTGAGCCGGGCCCTGGGCTGGCCCTCGGGCAGCCTGCTGGACTCCAGGCGCTGTGTGGTCGCCCTCACGCTGCTTACCCTCATCATGCAGGTGGTTGTGGAGGCCAACTCCTGGTG GTCCCTGGCCATGAACCCGCTGCTCATCCCCGAGGCGTACATCATCGGGGCCCAGCCCCTGTGCAGCCAGCTGGTGGGCCTGTCGCAGGGCCAGAAGAAGCTGTGCCAGCTGTACCAGGACCACATGCAGTACATCGGCGAGGGCGCCAAGACGGGCATCAGGGAGTGCCAGTACCAGTTCCGGCACCGGCGCTGGAACTGCAGCACCGTGGACAACTCGTCCGTCTTCGGGCGGGTCATGCAGATCG GGAGCCGCGAGACGGCGTTCACCTACGCCATCAGTGCGGCGGGCGTGGTCAACGCGGTCAGCCGGGCCTGCCGGGAGGGGGAGTTGTCCAGCTGCGGCTGCAGCCGGGCGGCGCGGCCCAAGGACCTTCCCCGGGACTGGCTGTGGGGCGGCTGCGGCGACAACCTCAACTACGGCTACCGCTTCTCCAAGGAGTTTGTGGACGCGCGCGAGCGGGAGAAGAGCTACCCCAAGGGCACCGCTGAGAGCGCCCGACTGCTGATGAACCTGCACAACAACGAGGCCGGACGcagg acCGTGTCGGACCTGGCGCACGTGTCCTGCAAGTGCCACGGCGTGTCGGGCTCCTGCAGCCTGAAGACGTGCTGGCTGCAGCTGGCCGACTTCCGCAAGGTGGGCGACGCGCTCAAGGAGAAGTACGACAGCGCCGCCTCCATGAAGCTCAACTCGCGCGGCAAGATGGTGCAGATGCACAGCAAGTTCAACCCGCCCACCAGCCACGACCTGGTGTACATCGACGGCAGCCCGGACTACTGCCTGCTCAACCACACCACGGGCTCGCTGGGCACGGTGGGCCGGCTGTGCAACAAGACGTCGGAGGGCATGGACGGCTGCGAGCTCATGTGCTGCGGCCGCGGCTATGACCAGTACAAGGCCCAGGTGGTGGAGCGCTGCCACTGCAAGTTCCACTGGTGCTGCTACGTCAAGTGCAAGCGCTGCACCAAGACCGTGGACCAGTTTGTCTGCAAGTGA